The Agromyces sp. LHK192 genome includes a window with the following:
- a CDS encoding ABC-F family ATP-binding cassette domain-containing protein — MGFLDVNGVSFSLPDGRPLLADVAFRVPEGRTTALIGANGAGKTTLLRIVRGDLRPDEGSVQVDGGLGVMDQFVGTGRVIAGVDATVGGLLVSVAPRRVRDAAVELEASEAALIDRDDTPNQMRYAGALAEYAEAGGYDQEVVWDHCTSAALGIPWERARWRDLSTLSGGEQKRLALEALLRGPEQVLLLDEPDNSLDVPGKRWLEQQLRQTPKTVLLVSHDRELLAAAADRLVTLEASPAGSSAWVHGGGFEGYHAAREARFERLDELRRRWDEQHVQLKTLVATLKVKATYNDGLASRYQAAQTRLRKFEEAGPPEARPPAQAVSMRLRGSRTGKRAVIAEGLELTGLMRPFDLEVWYGDRVAVLGSNGSGKSHFLRLLAAGGSDPDPMQGHVTDRGARIEPVAHDGRAVLGARVVPGWFAQGHELPELRGRTLLDILHRGDANRDGMPREQASSALDRYGLAASAHQVFDSLSGGQQARLQILLLELSGATLLLLDEPTDNLDLVSAEALEDALARFDGTVLAVTHDRWFARSFDRFLVFRADGEVAEADAPVWDEGRVARVR, encoded by the coding sequence ATGGGATTCCTCGACGTCAACGGCGTCTCCTTCTCGCTGCCCGACGGACGGCCGCTGCTCGCCGACGTGGCGTTCCGCGTACCCGAGGGGCGCACGACCGCGCTCATCGGCGCGAACGGCGCGGGCAAGACGACCCTGCTGCGCATCGTGCGCGGCGACCTGCGACCCGATGAGGGCAGCGTGCAGGTGGACGGCGGGCTCGGCGTCATGGACCAGTTCGTCGGCACCGGTCGCGTCATCGCGGGCGTGGATGCCACGGTCGGCGGCCTGCTCGTCTCGGTGGCCCCGCGGCGCGTTCGGGACGCGGCGGTCGAGCTCGAGGCATCCGAGGCCGCGCTCATCGACCGCGACGACACCCCGAACCAGATGCGGTACGCAGGCGCGCTCGCCGAGTACGCGGAGGCCGGCGGGTACGACCAGGAGGTCGTCTGGGACCACTGCACCTCGGCGGCGCTGGGCATCCCATGGGAGCGGGCGAGGTGGCGCGACCTGTCGACGCTCTCGGGCGGGGAGCAGAAGCGGCTCGCCCTCGAAGCCCTGCTGCGCGGGCCCGAGCAGGTGCTTCTGCTCGACGAACCCGACAACTCGCTCGACGTGCCGGGCAAGCGGTGGCTCGAGCAGCAGCTGCGGCAGACGCCGAAGACGGTGCTGCTGGTCTCGCACGACCGCGAGCTGCTGGCCGCTGCGGCCGACCGTCTCGTGACCCTCGAGGCGAGCCCGGCGGGCAGCTCGGCCTGGGTGCACGGCGGTGGGTTCGAGGGGTACCACGCCGCTCGTGAGGCGCGATTCGAGCGGCTGGACGAGCTCAGGCGACGGTGGGACGAGCAGCACGTGCAGTTGAAGACGCTGGTAGCGACACTGAAGGTGAAGGCGACGTACAACGACGGTCTCGCGTCGAGGTACCAGGCGGCGCAGACCCGGTTGCGGAAGTTCGAGGAGGCGGGCCCGCCGGAGGCGCGGCCACCGGCTCAGGCGGTGTCGATGCGGCTGCGCGGGTCGCGCACGGGCAAGCGCGCGGTGATCGCCGAGGGACTCGAGCTCACCGGGCTCATGCGACCGTTCGACCTCGAGGTCTGGTACGGCGACCGGGTCGCGGTGCTCGGCTCGAACGGCTCGGGCAAGTCGCACTTCCTCCGGCTGCTCGCGGCGGGTGGCTCGGACCCCGACCCGATGCAGGGGCACGTCACCGACCGAGGCGCCCGCATCGAACCGGTCGCGCACGACGGTCGGGCGGTGCTCGGGGCGCGAGTGGTGCCGGGGTGGTTCGCGCAGGGCCATGAACTCCCCGAACTGCGCGGCCGCACCCTGCTCGACATCCTGCATCGCGGCGACGCGAACCGCGATGGGATGCCGCGCGAGCAGGCGAGCTCGGCGCTCGACCGGTACGGCCTGGCGGCCTCCGCGCACCAGGTGTTCGACTCGCTGTCTGGCGGCCAGCAGGCGCGCCTGCAGATCCTGCTGCTCGAGCTCTCAGGGGCGACGCTGCTGCTGCTCGACGAGCCGACCGACAACCTCGACCTCGTCTCGGCGGAGGCGCTGGAGGACGCGCTCGCCCGGTTCGACGGCACGGTGCTCGCGGTCACGCACGACCGGTGGTTCGCGCGGAGCTTCGACCGGTTCCTGGTGTTCCGGGCTGACGGCGAGGTCGCCGAGGCGGACGCTCCCGTGTGGGACGAGGGGCGCGTCGCGCGGGTGCGGTGA
- a CDS encoding MalY/PatB family protein — protein MHRVPADPIDLLRTRTSAKWRSYPDDVLPLPVAEMDYPLAEPIAEALHAAIRRSDTGYHSGSRPVAEAFAPFAARRLGWEIDPARVTCTADVSMGIVEMLRRTVQPGDGVVVMPPIYPPFFDLVTEAGAAVVEVPLAGGIDEGWRLDLLGIEAALAGGARAVLLCNPHNPTGLVHAAEDLSALADLAKGFGATVVSDEVHGPLAQPATPYTPFLTVSDEAREVGIAITAATKAFNLAGLKAAMIVTASDRGDRVREALPYEVEWRMGQFGAIASIAAFTEGGSWLDGVLASIDDNRRLLADLIADELPGVRYRIPDATYLAWLDLTALGWGDDPAAYALEHAKVALANGPAFGASVGTGHARLNLACSPEVLAEAVTRIADARG, from the coding sequence ATGCATCGCGTGCCGGCAGACCCGATCGACCTCCTCCGCACCCGCACGAGCGCGAAGTGGCGCTCCTACCCCGACGACGTGCTGCCGTTGCCCGTCGCCGAGATGGACTACCCGCTCGCCGAGCCGATCGCCGAGGCCCTGCACGCCGCGATCCGCCGCTCCGACACCGGCTACCACTCGGGCAGCCGCCCGGTGGCCGAGGCGTTCGCGCCGTTCGCGGCCCGCCGGCTCGGCTGGGAGATCGACCCCGCCCGCGTCACCTGCACGGCCGACGTCAGCATGGGCATCGTCGAGATGCTGCGCCGCACGGTGCAGCCCGGCGACGGCGTCGTGGTCATGCCGCCGATCTACCCGCCGTTCTTCGACCTCGTGACCGAGGCCGGCGCCGCGGTGGTCGAGGTCCCGCTCGCGGGCGGCATCGACGAGGGGTGGAGGCTCGACCTGCTCGGCATCGAAGCTGCGCTGGCCGGGGGCGCGCGGGCGGTGCTGCTGTGCAACCCGCACAACCCCACCGGGCTGGTGCACGCCGCCGAGGACCTCAGCGCGCTCGCCGATCTCGCGAAGGGCTTCGGCGCGACCGTCGTCAGCGACGAGGTGCACGGGCCGCTCGCGCAACCGGCGACGCCGTACACCCCGTTCCTCACGGTCTCCGACGAGGCGCGCGAGGTCGGCATCGCGATCACCGCCGCGACGAAGGCGTTCAACCTCGCGGGCCTGAAGGCCGCGATGATCGTCACGGCGAGCGACCGCGGCGACCGCGTCCGTGAGGCGCTGCCCTACGAGGTCGAGTGGCGGATGGGCCAGTTCGGCGCGATCGCGAGCATCGCCGCATTCACCGAGGGCGGTTCATGGCTCGACGGCGTGCTGGCGAGCATCGACGACAATCGGCGCCTGCTCGCCGACCTGATCGCCGACGAACTGCCCGGTGTCCGCTACCGCATCCCGGATGCCACGTACCTCGCCTGGCTCGACCTCACGGCGCTCGGCTGGGGGGATGACCCCGCCGCGTACGCGCTCGAGCATGCGAAGGTCGCGCTCGC